A stretch of the Polynucleobacter tropicus genome encodes the following:
- the metH gene encoding methionine synthase codes for MSKVENKNQMQTIPAMKLSGLEPFNVTTDVGFVNIGERTNVTGSKAFARMILNNQFDDALAVARQQVENGAQVIDINMDEAMLDSEAAMTRFLNLIASEPDIARVPIMIDSSKWSVIEAGLKCIQGKPIVNSISMKEGEEPFRKQAALIRRYGAATVVMAFDEAGQADTFQRKIEICQRSYDILVNEIGFPAEDIIFDPNIFAIATGIEEHDNYAVDFINATRWIKENLPGAKVSGGVSNVSFSFRGNDRVREAIHTVFLYHAIQAGMDMGIVNAGQLGVYADLDPELRERVEDVVLNRFKEKDGQTPTERLLAIADQFKGDGTKQVENLVWREAPVRERLTHALVHGITTFIEEDTEELRAEIMGAGGRPIEVIEGPLMDGMNVVGDLFGAGKMFLPQVVKSARVMKQAVAILIPYIEEEKRQHIAAGGEAKAKGKIVMATVKGDVHDIGKNIVTVVLQCNNFEVANMGVMVPCAEILKRAKEENADIVGLSGLITPSLEEMTYVAQEMQRDEYFRSRQVPLMIGGATTSRVHTAVKIAPHYDGPVVYVPDASRSVSVASSLLSDESAKKFIQDLRDDYARIREQHANKKATPSISLEEARKNREMINWSAYVPEKPKFIGRRVFKNFALSDIAKYIDWTPFFQTWDLAGKFPAILDDEVVGEEARKVYADAQGMLDKLIKGQWLQADGVVAFYPANTVGDDIVLYSDEERKHPLFVWHNLRQQSERPVIDGVRRPNRCLADYVAPKDTGVADYIGCFAVTAGHGVEKKVAEFQAKHDDYSAIMLKALADRLAEAFAELMHHRVRTDLWGYATDELLTNDQMINEEYRGIRPAPGYPACPAHEVKEDLLRVIGSEDIGMTLTESLAMNPASSVSGFYLAHPDAQYFNVGKITSEQLEDLAKRRGQSVNDVRRQLASLVD; via the coding sequence ATGAGTAAGGTAGAAAACAAAAATCAAATGCAAACCATTCCAGCAATGAAGCTGTCTGGATTAGAGCCGTTCAATGTGACTACCGATGTCGGCTTCGTCAACATTGGAGAGCGTACCAATGTGACGGGCTCTAAAGCGTTTGCACGAATGATTCTGAATAATCAATTTGATGACGCACTCGCGGTAGCGCGTCAGCAAGTTGAAAATGGCGCCCAAGTCATTGACATCAACATGGATGAAGCAATGCTTGATTCTGAAGCGGCAATGACGCGCTTCCTCAATCTTATTGCTTCTGAACCAGATATTGCGCGCGTACCCATCATGATCGACTCTTCAAAATGGAGTGTAATTGAGGCGGGCTTAAAGTGCATACAGGGCAAGCCAATCGTTAATTCGATTTCTATGAAAGAGGGTGAGGAGCCTTTCCGTAAGCAAGCTGCTCTGATACGTCGTTATGGTGCCGCAACGGTCGTGATGGCATTTGATGAAGCTGGTCAGGCTGATACGTTCCAACGCAAGATAGAAATTTGTCAGCGAAGCTATGACATTCTCGTAAACGAGATTGGCTTTCCTGCAGAGGACATTATTTTCGACCCAAATATCTTTGCGATTGCGACTGGTATTGAAGAGCACGATAACTATGCCGTGGATTTCATTAACGCTACTCGTTGGATAAAAGAGAACCTTCCTGGTGCCAAAGTCAGTGGCGGCGTTTCAAATGTGAGCTTTTCTTTCCGTGGAAATGATCGGGTACGGGAGGCAATTCACACGGTATTTCTTTACCATGCCATTCAAGCTGGCATGGATATGGGTATCGTTAATGCTGGCCAACTGGGTGTCTATGCGGATCTTGATCCAGAATTACGTGAGCGTGTCGAAGATGTAGTGCTTAATCGTTTTAAAGAAAAAGATGGTCAAACACCAACTGAGAGACTCTTGGCGATTGCCGACCAATTTAAAGGTGATGGCACTAAGCAGGTTGAGAATTTAGTATGGCGTGAAGCGCCAGTACGCGAGCGTTTAACCCACGCCTTAGTTCATGGCATCACGACATTCATTGAAGAAGATACTGAAGAGTTGCGCGCAGAAATCATGGGCGCAGGTGGTAGACCAATCGAGGTCATTGAAGGTCCGCTGATGGATGGCATGAATGTTGTGGGCGACTTGTTTGGCGCCGGCAAAATGTTCTTACCTCAGGTGGTGAAGAGCGCGCGTGTGATGAAGCAGGCTGTAGCAATTTTGATTCCTTACATTGAGGAAGAAAAGCGCCAACACATTGCTGCGGGTGGCGAGGCTAAAGCTAAGGGCAAGATTGTGATGGCCACCGTCAAGGGCGATGTCCATGATATTGGTAAGAATATTGTTACGGTAGTGCTTCAATGTAATAACTTTGAAGTCGCCAATATGGGTGTGATGGTGCCTTGTGCGGAAATTTTGAAGCGTGCCAAAGAGGAGAATGCGGACATTGTTGGCCTCTCTGGATTAATTACACCTTCACTAGAAGAAATGACATACGTTGCGCAAGAGATGCAGCGCGATGAGTATTTCCGTTCTCGCCAAGTTCCTTTGATGATTGGTGGCGCTACGACTTCACGGGTTCATACCGCTGTAAAGATAGCGCCTCACTATGATGGCCCAGTTGTGTATGTGCCTGATGCATCTCGTTCCGTGTCTGTGGCATCAAGCCTATTGTCTGACGAGAGTGCAAAGAAATTTATTCAAGATTTACGTGATGACTATGCTCGTATTCGTGAGCAGCATGCAAATAAGAAAGCAACACCAAGCATCTCACTGGAAGAAGCGCGCAAAAATCGCGAGATGATTAATTGGTCAGCGTATGTTCCCGAGAAGCCAAAATTTATTGGACGTCGTGTCTTTAAGAATTTTGCTCTTAGCGATATTGCTAAGTACATCGACTGGACTCCATTCTTTCAGACCTGGGATTTGGCAGGAAAGTTCCCGGCCATCTTAGATGATGAAGTGGTTGGGGAAGAGGCGCGTAAGGTTTATGCTGATGCTCAGGGTATGTTGGATAAGCTGATTAAAGGACAGTGGCTTCAGGCTGATGGTGTAGTTGCTTTCTATCCCGCCAATACGGTTGGGGACGATATTGTTTTGTATAGCGACGAAGAACGCAAACACCCTTTGTTTGTTTGGCATAACTTACGTCAACAATCAGAGCGTCCAGTGATTGATGGTGTTCGCAGACCGAATCGTTGCCTGGCGGATTATGTTGCACCAAAAGATACTGGTGTTGCGGATTACATTGGTTGTTTTGCGGTGACTGCTGGTCATGGTGTTGAAAAGAAAGTGGCTGAGTTCCAAGCTAAGCATGATGATTACAGTGCCATTATGTTGAAGGCGCTAGCAGATCGTTTGGCTGAAGCTTTCGCTGAATTAATGCACCATCGTGTTCGTACGGATTTGTGGGGCTATGCAACTGATGAGTTGCTGACTAATGATCAAATGATTAATGAGGAATATCGTGGTATTCGTCCAGCACCTGGGTATCCTGCCTGCCCTGCGCATGAAGTGAAGGAAGATTTACTTCGTGTGATTGGGTCTGAAGATATCGGCATGACCCTTACTGAATCTCTGGCGATGAATCCTGCGTCAAGCGTAAGCGGTTTCTATTTGGCTCATCCAGACGCGCAATATTTCAATGTTGGAAAAATTACCTCAGAGCAACTTGAGGATTTAGCAAAACGTCGCGGCCAATCAGTTAATGATGTACGACGTCAACTTGCGAGCTTGGTTGATTAA
- a CDS encoding homocysteine S-methyltransferase family protein, translating into MQFNGLSQPYTRGQALPELLKRRILILDGAMGTMIQQYKLTEADYRGLPGNARFAEHPGDLKGNNELLVLTQPQIISEIHEKYLDAGADIVETNTFGATSVAQEDYKMPGLAREMNEVSAKLARAACDKYSTPNKPRFAAGAIGPTPKTASISPDVNDPGARNITFDALRASYREQIEGLFAGGVDLFLVETIFDTLNAKAALFALDEFFEETGERLPVMISGTVTDASGRILSGQTVEAFWNSLRHIKPLTFGLNCALGAALMRPYIAELARICDAAVSCYPNAGLPNPMSDTGFDETPEITSRLVDGFAKDGLVNLVGGCCGTTPDHIRAIANAVAKRKPRVFYREEAEEA; encoded by the coding sequence ATGCAATTTAATGGTTTGTCCCAGCCTTATACCCGCGGTCAGGCGCTTCCTGAGCTTTTAAAGCGACGCATCCTCATATTGGATGGCGCGATGGGGACCATGATTCAGCAATACAAGTTAACTGAAGCAGATTACCGTGGGCTACCAGGAAATGCTCGTTTTGCAGAGCACCCCGGTGACCTCAAAGGAAATAATGAATTGTTGGTGCTGACACAGCCCCAAATCATTAGCGAGATTCACGAGAAGTATTTGGATGCTGGTGCTGACATTGTTGAAACAAATACTTTTGGCGCCACCTCGGTAGCACAAGAAGATTACAAAATGCCTGGCTTGGCCCGAGAGATGAATGAGGTCTCAGCAAAACTTGCACGCGCTGCCTGTGATAAGTACAGCACTCCGAACAAGCCACGTTTTGCTGCTGGTGCGATTGGACCAACTCCAAAAACTGCGAGTATTTCTCCTGATGTAAATGATCCAGGCGCTCGCAATATTACTTTTGATGCTTTGCGTGCTTCATATCGCGAACAAATCGAAGGGCTCTTTGCGGGCGGAGTAGATTTATTTTTAGTTGAAACTATTTTCGATACGCTAAATGCAAAAGCAGCATTGTTCGCTCTCGATGAATTCTTTGAAGAGACTGGCGAGCGTTTGCCAGTCATGATTTCGGGAACTGTAACGGATGCCTCTGGAAGAATTCTTTCTGGGCAAACCGTTGAGGCGTTTTGGAATAGTTTGCGCCACATTAAGCCATTGACCTTTGGGCTCAATTGCGCTCTGGGTGCAGCCTTAATGCGCCCTTATATAGCCGAGCTAGCCCGTATTTGCGACGCTGCAGTGTCTTGCTATCCAAATGCGGGTTTACCTAACCCGATGAGTGACACAGGATTTGATGAGACCCCTGAAATTACTTCAAGGTTGGTAGATGGTTTTGCGAAAGACGGGTTAGTGAACTTGGTGGGCGGTTGCTGTGGCACCACACCAGATCATATTCGCGCAATTGCGAATGCTGTTGCAAAACGCAAGCCTAGAGTTTTCTATCGAGAAGAGGCTGAAGAAGCATGA
- a CDS encoding PhaM family polyhydroxyalkanoate granule multifunctional regulatory protein, translating to MFGTIPEFNQSLEMFKTMWGQGAAGQAGQFPFTTDASKAAGGLGAAFPGMDIEELEKRIKDLKSVENWLNLNLNILKSTIQGLEVQHATMMALKSFGDAVSAASSVATPKSGSSESPKTTKAKPRKTATRRPRKAGDPTYLDEVGNSDEQ from the coding sequence ATGTTTGGAACTATTCCAGAATTCAATCAAAGTCTTGAGATGTTTAAAACTATGTGGGGACAAGGCGCAGCAGGTCAAGCTGGACAGTTTCCCTTCACCACGGATGCCTCAAAAGCGGCTGGTGGCTTAGGAGCCGCCTTTCCAGGCATGGACATCGAAGAACTTGAGAAACGCATCAAGGATCTGAAAAGCGTTGAAAACTGGCTGAATCTCAACCTCAATATTCTGAAGTCGACGATTCAGGGGCTGGAAGTACAGCATGCAACGATGATGGCCCTGAAATCATTTGGAGACGCAGTCTCCGCAGCAAGTTCTGTAGCCACACCCAAATCGGGATCTAGCGAGAGTCCTAAAACAACAAAAGCTAAACCGCGGAAAACCGCAACACGCCGTCCTCGCAAAGCTGGCGATCCAACTTACCTCGACGAAGTAGGTAATTCAGATGAGCAATAG
- a CDS encoding MBL fold metallo-hydrolase codes for MSNQQQTKNEAAIYYPLDDQLPPVGQSIEVAPGVRWLRMRLPFALDHINLWLLRDQFNGVDGWTIVDCGIANDETKASWQAIFATQLEGLPVLRVIVTHMHPDHVGLSQWLCEKWNAPLWISMTDYLTAQWLSCKEGGAAVGARAGGGGSADHFQKHGLTAPEDLEKIRARSNYYSNMVPGVPRQYRRVLDGEIISIGGNDWQVIMGYGHAPEHASLFCKNLKVLISGDMLLPRISTNVSVYDADPDADPLGLYLYSLTKYLPLPNDTLVLPSHGKPFVGIKPRIEQLNAHHDERLADALGACQKPITAREIVPVLFKRELDIHQLTFAMGEAIAHLNYLLRRGKLDRQLCEDGVLRFSAV; via the coding sequence ATGAGTAATCAACAGCAAACCAAAAATGAAGCCGCCATTTATTATCCATTAGACGATCAGCTTCCACCAGTTGGTCAAAGCATTGAGGTCGCACCTGGAGTTCGTTGGTTGCGCATGCGACTTCCATTTGCCTTAGATCACATTAATCTTTGGCTATTGCGTGATCAGTTCAATGGAGTTGATGGTTGGACAATTGTGGACTGCGGCATTGCTAATGATGAAACGAAAGCATCGTGGCAAGCTATTTTTGCAACTCAATTAGAGGGCTTGCCAGTATTGCGTGTGATTGTGACGCACATGCACCCAGATCATGTTGGCCTGTCTCAGTGGTTGTGCGAAAAATGGAATGCCCCTTTGTGGATATCCATGACTGATTATTTGACGGCGCAATGGTTAAGTTGCAAAGAGGGTGGCGCAGCAGTTGGTGCGCGTGCAGGTGGCGGCGGTTCTGCTGACCATTTTCAAAAGCATGGTTTAACTGCACCAGAGGATTTAGAAAAAATTCGGGCGCGTTCAAACTACTACAGTAATATGGTTCCAGGGGTGCCCCGACAATATCGTCGCGTCCTTGATGGCGAGATCATTTCGATTGGTGGAAATGATTGGCAAGTCATCATGGGTTATGGGCATGCGCCAGAGCATGCATCGCTATTTTGTAAAAACTTAAAGGTATTGATTTCGGGGGACATGTTGTTGCCGCGGATCTCTACGAATGTCAGCGTTTATGATGCTGATCCAGATGCTGATCCATTAGGCTTGTATCTATATTCTTTGACAAAGTATTTGCCTTTGCCAAATGACACGCTGGTATTGCCATCCCATGGAAAACCTTTTGTTGGCATCAAGCCCAGAATTGAACAATTAAATGCGCATCATGACGAGCGCTTGGCTGACGCATTGGGGGCATGCCAAAAGCCGATTACTGCCCGCGAAATTGTTCCGGTTTTATTTAAACGAGAACTCGATATTCACCAGCTGACTTTTGCAATGGGTGAGGCTATTGCTCATCTGAATTACCTACTTCGTCGAGGTAAGTTGGATCGCCAGCTTTGCGAGGACGGCGTGTTGCGGTTTTCCGCGGTTTAG
- a CDS encoding DUF1289 domain-containing protein: protein MTPIPSPCINWCDINPENGYCRGCYRTLPEIADWSELPNEAKLKIWEAITTRKLQAID, encoded by the coding sequence TTGACACCGATTCCATCACCCTGCATTAATTGGTGCGACATTAACCCAGAAAACGGCTATTGTCGTGGCTGTTATCGCACGCTTCCCGAAATTGCGGATTGGTCAGAGTTACCCAATGAAGCAAAACTTAAGATTTGGGAAGCCATTACCACCCGCAAATTGCAAGCCATAGATTAA
- the acuI gene encoding acrylyl-CoA reductase (NADPH) — MFKAILINKDDQGYRAELGQAAEASLPEGDVRVKVLYSTLNYKDGLAITGKGPVVRSFPMVPGIDFAGEVIESASPDFKAGDMVLLNGWGVGEGHWGGLAQQARVKADWLLPLPKGFTAKQALAIGTAGYTAMLCVMALQKHGLKPSDGEVLVTGAAGGVGSFAITLLSKLGFTVVASTGRMAEADYLKKLGAAEVIDRASLSAPGKPLAKERWAAVLDSVGSHTLANACAQTKSNGAVAACGLAQGMDFPSSVAPFILRGVTLYGINSVTVPREKRIAAYEQLSKLVDLKTLDEISQEITLEESLKYAQELMLGNVRGRLIVDVNR; from the coding sequence ATGTTTAAAGCAATCTTGATTAACAAGGATGACCAAGGATATAGAGCTGAGCTCGGCCAGGCTGCTGAAGCCAGCCTTCCTGAAGGCGATGTCAGAGTAAAAGTTCTGTATTCCACCCTTAATTACAAGGATGGTTTGGCTATTACCGGTAAAGGCCCTGTTGTACGCAGTTTCCCTATGGTTCCTGGGATCGATTTTGCGGGAGAGGTCATTGAGAGCGCTAGCCCCGACTTCAAGGCGGGCGATATGGTGCTTTTAAATGGTTGGGGGGTAGGAGAAGGTCATTGGGGCGGTTTGGCACAGCAGGCTCGCGTGAAAGCTGACTGGCTTCTTCCATTGCCAAAAGGCTTTACCGCAAAGCAAGCCCTTGCAATTGGCACTGCTGGATATACCGCCATGCTGTGTGTGATGGCTTTGCAAAAGCATGGGCTCAAACCAAGTGATGGTGAAGTTTTGGTCACTGGTGCAGCGGGTGGCGTTGGTAGTTTTGCAATTACCTTATTAAGTAAGCTCGGGTTTACGGTGGTTGCTAGTACAGGGCGCATGGCTGAAGCAGATTACCTAAAAAAATTAGGTGCTGCAGAAGTGATTGATCGTGCTAGCTTATCTGCGCCAGGTAAACCTTTGGCTAAAGAACGTTGGGCCGCGGTGCTAGATAGTGTTGGCAGCCATACCCTTGCAAATGCCTGCGCACAAACAAAGAGCAATGGCGCAGTAGCAGCTTGCGGACTTGCTCAGGGAATGGACTTTCCCTCTAGCGTCGCCCCATTCATTTTGCGAGGCGTGACTTTATACGGAATTAATAGCGTTACAGTGCCACGTGAAAAACGCATTGCTGCTTATGAACAATTAAGTAAATTGGTTGATCTGAAGACGCTAGATGAAATTTCTCAAGAAATCACTTTGGAAGAATCTTTAAAGTATGCGCAGGAGTTGATGCTTGGCAATGTGCGTGGTCGTTTGATTGTGGATGTGAATCGCTAG
- a CDS encoding flavin reductase family protein produces the protein MGPFTSQELRKGFSSFATGVTVITCVDEEQNPHGITISSFNTVSLEPPLILWSLKKHSRLMPWVEVGKKHLIHVLERSQESLAMHFATVKVNQFAEIAHQRTDNGLTQIKDCVAYYECETVSVHIGGDHNIIVAKVVHLKNYSEKEPLIFARSKFVGLDFSEAKSS, from the coding sequence ATGGGGCCATTCACATCGCAGGAGCTTCGCAAAGGATTCTCATCTTTTGCTACTGGAGTCACCGTCATCACCTGCGTCGATGAAGAGCAAAATCCACACGGCATTACGATTAGCTCGTTTAACACCGTTTCTTTAGAGCCACCATTAATTCTGTGGAGCCTCAAGAAGCATTCGCGACTAATGCCGTGGGTCGAAGTAGGAAAAAAACATTTGATTCACGTGTTAGAGCGCTCACAAGAGTCTCTAGCAATGCACTTCGCAACAGTCAAAGTAAATCAATTTGCCGAAATTGCTCATCAGCGCACTGATAATGGCTTAACGCAAATCAAAGACTGTGTAGCCTACTACGAATGTGAAACCGTCTCTGTCCATATTGGCGGGGATCACAACATCATTGTTGCCAAAGTAGTTCATTTAAAAAATTACTCAGAAAAAGAACCTCTCATATTTGCACGCAGCAAATTTGTTGGCTTGGATTTTTCTGAAGCTAAATCTAGCTAA
- a CDS encoding glutathione S-transferase family protein — MMRLWGRKSSINVQKVLWCLAELGLKEGVDFERIDAGLQFGKVRTPEFLKLNPNGLVPTLEDKGLVLWESNTIMRYLASQYKQNNRFPTDVASQYSSEKWMDWQVGTLWPVLRPAFIGLTRVPASEQNHELILKSYQETNQLFEVLDQALASQAFCSGEKFYLGDIVLSLCVHRWILINDTFAKETGPRANLQNIDRWLNRIKSETRFQEFAEKELNIINK, encoded by the coding sequence ATGATGCGTTTATGGGGACGGAAAAGCTCTATTAATGTTCAAAAAGTGTTGTGGTGTCTTGCCGAACTAGGCCTTAAAGAAGGTGTCGATTTTGAACGTATTGATGCTGGCCTTCAGTTTGGAAAAGTGCGTACGCCAGAGTTTCTAAAGCTCAATCCAAATGGTTTAGTTCCCACGCTAGAAGATAAGGGGCTGGTGCTATGGGAATCCAACACCATCATGCGTTACCTTGCTTCACAGTACAAGCAAAATAACCGCTTTCCCACTGACGTTGCATCTCAATACAGCTCGGAAAAATGGATGGACTGGCAAGTGGGTACGCTATGGCCTGTTTTGCGACCTGCCTTCATAGGCCTTACAAGAGTTCCAGCCTCAGAGCAAAACCATGAACTAATTCTGAAGTCTTATCAAGAAACCAATCAGCTCTTTGAAGTACTTGATCAAGCTTTAGCTTCGCAAGCATTTTGCTCTGGAGAAAAATTTTATCTTGGCGATATCGTACTCAGCCTATGTGTGCACCGCTGGATATTAATTAACGACACATTTGCAAAAGAAACCGGTCCGCGAGCAAATTTGCAGAATATCGATCGCTGGTTAAATCGAATTAAATCAGAAACCCGTTTTCAAGAATTTGCAGAAAAAGAGCTCAATATCATTAACAAGTGA